In a genomic window of Scyliorhinus torazame isolate Kashiwa2021f chromosome 5, sScyTor2.1, whole genome shotgun sequence:
- the LOC140419633 gene encoding uncharacterized protein, producing MEGKSIVHSAGKPYTCCVCGRGFSRSSGLTSLKCSHTEEKPWKCADCGKGFTSPSQLEIHRRSHTGERPFTCSKCGRRFTQSSTLSAHQRVHTGERPFTCSKCGKGFTKSSALLSHQRIHTGERPFTCSKCGKGFTQSSALSRHQRIHTGERPFTCSECEKGFGDSSALRKHQRIHSRERPFTCSECGKGFTISAHLLRHQRVHTDERPFQCPDCVKCFKSSGDLMRHQRVHTDERPFRCSHCGTGFRRSCDLTVHQRIHTEERPFTCAECGKGFTQSSNLSTHQRIHTGERPFACAECGKGFTQSSALSTHQRIHTGERPFTCSECGKGFTQSFALSTHQRVHTGERPFTCSECGKGFTTSPNLLRHQRGHK from the coding sequence atggaaggaaaaagcatcgttcacagtgcggggaaaccgtacacgtgttgtgtgtgtggacgaggattcagtcgatcatcaggcctcacaagccttaaatgcagtcacactgaggagaaaccgtggaaatgtgcggactgtgggaaaggattcacttccccatcccagctggaaattcatcgacgcagtcacactggggagagaccattcacctgctccaagtgtgggaggcgcttcactcagtcatccactctgtccgcgcaccagcgggttcacactggggagagaccattcacctgctccaagtgtgggaagggattcactaagtcaTCCGCCCTGCttagtcaccagcgaattcacactggggagagaccattcacctgctccaagtgtggcaagggattcactcagtcatccgctctgtccagacaccagcgaattcacactggggagagaccattcacctgctcagagtgtgagaagggattcggtgattcatcGGCCCtacggaaacaccagcgaattcactccagggagaggccattcacctgctcagagtgtgggaaaggatttactatttcagcccacttgctgagacaccagcgggttcacactgatgagagaccgtttcaatgcccAGACTGtgtgaagtgctttaaaagttctggggatctgatgcgccatcaacgtgttcacactgacgagagaccgttcaggtgctctcactgcgggactgggttcagacgatcatgtgacctcactgtacatcagcgaattcacactgaggagaggccattcacctgcgccgagtgtgggaagggattcactcagtcatccaacttgtccacacaccagagaattcacactggggagagacctttcgcctgcgccgagtgtgggaaaggattcactcagtcatccgctctatccacacaccagcgaattcacactggggagagaccgttcacctgctccgagtgtgggaagggattcactcagtcattcgccctgtccacacaccagcgagttcacactggggagagaccgttcacctgctcagagtgtgggaagggattcaccacttcacccaacctgctgagacaccaacgaggccacaagtga